The following proteins come from a genomic window of Micromonospora echinofusca:
- a CDS encoding 3-oxoacyl-ACP reductase — protein MTDRYASFVRSGAGRTLVKRLGLPDPPRLRRHTPGDPIVPGPVLLGAATGGRLAEQAGKVLTAAGVELRDPGAVESTERFAALVYDATGVTDSAELRQLYDFFHPRARSVLPSGRVVVLGTPPDECGSPREATAQRALEGLTRSIGKEFGRGVTAQLVYVTKDPDAGTWTSVEATLRFLLSGRSAYVSGQVVRVGAGTAVAPADWDRPLDGQVVLVTGAARGIGAALARVLARDGARVVALDIPAAGDELAAVANEIGGTAVQLDLTAPDAPARLAAHFADRHGRVDVVVHNAGITRDKTLGRMDADRWDSVIDVNLSSQERINDVLLERELIPAGGRIVSVSSIAGIAGNRGQTNYATSKAGVVGLVESLAPALRGRQISVNAVAPGFIETRLTARIPLVIREAGRRMNSMSQGGLPVDVAETIGWLAWPASGAVSGNVVRVCGQSLLGA, from the coding sequence ATGACCGACAGGTACGCGAGCTTCGTCCGATCGGGGGCCGGCCGCACGCTGGTCAAGCGCCTCGGGCTGCCCGACCCGCCGCGACTGCGCCGACACACCCCCGGCGACCCCATCGTGCCCGGCCCCGTCCTGCTGGGCGCCGCGACCGGCGGCCGGCTCGCCGAGCAGGCCGGCAAGGTCCTGACCGCCGCCGGGGTCGAGCTGCGCGATCCCGGCGCCGTGGAGTCCACCGAGCGCTTCGCCGCCCTGGTGTACGACGCCACCGGCGTCACCGACTCCGCCGAGCTGCGCCAGCTGTACGACTTCTTCCACCCGCGCGCCCGCTCGGTGCTGCCCAGCGGCCGGGTCGTCGTGCTCGGCACCCCGCCCGACGAGTGCGGCTCGCCCCGGGAGGCGACCGCCCAGCGGGCCCTGGAGGGGCTGACCCGCAGCATCGGCAAGGAGTTCGGCCGGGGCGTCACCGCCCAGCTCGTGTACGTGACGAAGGACCCGGACGCCGGCACCTGGACCAGCGTGGAGGCGACCCTGCGGTTCCTGCTCTCCGGCCGGTCCGCGTACGTCTCGGGGCAGGTCGTGCGGGTCGGTGCCGGCACGGCCGTCGCCCCGGCCGACTGGGACCGCCCGCTGGACGGGCAGGTCGTGCTGGTCACCGGGGCGGCCCGGGGCATCGGCGCGGCGCTGGCCCGGGTGCTGGCCCGCGACGGCGCCCGGGTGGTCGCGCTGGACATCCCGGCGGCCGGGGACGAGCTGGCGGCGGTCGCCAACGAGATCGGCGGCACGGCCGTCCAGTTGGACCTGACCGCCCCCGACGCCCCGGCCCGGCTCGCCGCGCACTTCGCCGACCGGCACGGCCGGGTCGACGTGGTGGTGCACAACGCCGGCATCACGCGCGACAAGACCCTCGGCCGGATGGACGCCGACCGGTGGGACTCGGTCATCGACGTCAACCTCTCCAGCCAGGAACGGATCAACGACGTGCTGCTGGAGCGGGAGCTGATCCCGGCGGGCGGCCGGATCGTCTCGGTCTCCTCGATCGCCGGCATCGCCGGCAACCGGGGCCAGACCAACTACGCCACCAGCAAGGCGGGCGTGGTCGGGCTGGTGGAGTCGCTCGCCCCGGCGCTGCGCGGGCGGCAGATCAGCGTCAACGCGGTCGCCCCCGGGTTCATCGAGACCCGGCTGACGGCGCGCATCCCGCTGGTGATCCGCGAGGCGGGCCGGCGGATGAACAGCATGTCCCAGGGCGGGCTGCCGGTGGACGTCGCCGAGACCATCGGCTGGCTGGCGTGGCCGGCCTCCGGCGCGGTCAGCGGCAACGTCGTCCGGGTCTGCGGCCAGAGCCTGCTGGGGGCGTGA
- a CDS encoding NUDIX hydrolase, giving the protein MVDEQDFLAAYDPRAYPSVAVTVDVVALTIRDGALHLLLIRRGQPPFEGHWALPGGFVRPDEDLAAGARRELAEETGLGGEGLRRVHLEQLGSYGTPDRDPRMRVVSVAHLAFAPDLPDPAAGTDADEAIWLPVTALTSRQLAFDHGRIIDDALERARSKLEYTPLATRFLAGEFTVSELRAVYETVWGHPLHAGNFHRKVLSVPGFVESTGTSTERGGARGGPRARLYRAGDARLLHPALLRPAREETVR; this is encoded by the coding sequence ATGGTTGACGAGCAGGACTTCCTGGCCGCGTACGACCCCCGGGCCTATCCGTCGGTCGCCGTGACCGTCGACGTGGTGGCGCTGACCATCCGGGACGGCGCGCTGCACCTGCTGCTGATCCGGCGCGGCCAGCCCCCCTTCGAGGGCCACTGGGCGCTGCCGGGTGGATTCGTCCGCCCCGACGAGGACCTCGCGGCCGGCGCCCGGCGGGAGCTGGCCGAGGAGACCGGGCTCGGGGGCGAGGGGCTGCGCCGCGTACACCTGGAGCAGTTGGGCAGCTACGGCACCCCCGACCGCGACCCGCGGATGCGCGTCGTCTCCGTCGCCCACCTCGCGTTCGCCCCCGACCTGCCGGACCCGGCCGCCGGCACCGACGCCGACGAGGCGATCTGGCTGCCGGTGACCGCGCTGACCAGCCGACAGCTCGCCTTCGACCACGGCCGGATCATCGACGACGCGCTGGAGCGGGCCCGGTCCAAGCTGGAATACACCCCGCTCGCCACGCGCTTCCTCGCCGGCGAGTTCACCGTCAGCGAGCTGCGCGCCGTCTACGAGACGGTCTGGGGCCACCCGCTGCACGCCGGCAACTTCCACCGCAAGGTGCTCTCCGTGCCGGGCTTCGTCGAGAGCACGGGCACCAGCACCGAGCGCGGCGGCGCCCGCGGCGGCCCCCGCGCCCGGCTCTACCGGGCCGGCGACGCCCGGCTGCTGCACCCGGCGCTGCTGCGCCCCGCCCGGGAGGAGACGGTGCGATGA
- a CDS encoding serine/threonine protein kinase, translating to MRTAEAVRLVTAARTDADLFGTDQSARRYRELVAALHPDRLPADPAVRAEATDAFIRVTTRWRARQVTVLGDYRLGTPAHSGDLADLYDVGADRLLKLPRRPTDNDLMAREAHALRTIAERGDPRYLPYVPRLVDSFRHSDAATGAERRINVLATAPGLHDLDEIRRAYPDGVDARDVAWMWRRLLVALGLAHQAGVVHGAVLPPHVLIEPDGHGVVLVDWCFSAPVGSTVPALVPGYDARWYPDEIPRKRPCGPGTDIAMASGCMSWLMGPRAPRELDAFARGCRQRALGARPDDAWLLLRELDEVLDRLYGPRTFRPFTLTP from the coding sequence ATGAGGACCGCGGAAGCCGTCCGCCTGGTCACGGCGGCCCGCACCGACGCCGACCTGTTCGGCACGGACCAGTCGGCCCGCCGCTACCGCGAGCTGGTCGCGGCCCTGCACCCCGACCGCCTGCCGGCCGACCCGGCCGTACGCGCCGAGGCCACCGACGCTTTCATCCGGGTCACCACCCGCTGGCGGGCCCGGCAGGTCACCGTGCTCGGCGACTACCGCCTCGGCACGCCGGCCCACTCGGGCGACCTGGCCGACCTCTACGACGTCGGGGCCGACCGGCTGCTCAAGCTGCCCCGGCGCCCCACCGACAACGACCTGATGGCCCGGGAGGCGCACGCCCTGCGCACCATCGCCGAGCGTGGCGACCCGCGCTACCTGCCGTACGTGCCCCGGCTGGTGGACTCGTTCAGGCACTCCGACGCCGCGACCGGCGCCGAACGGCGGATCAACGTGCTCGCCACCGCGCCCGGCCTGCACGACCTCGACGAGATCCGGCGCGCGTACCCGGACGGGGTCGACGCCCGCGACGTGGCCTGGATGTGGCGCCGGCTGCTGGTGGCGCTCGGCCTGGCCCACCAGGCGGGCGTCGTGCACGGCGCGGTCCTGCCGCCGCACGTGCTGATCGAGCCGGACGGGCACGGCGTGGTGCTGGTCGACTGGTGCTTCTCCGCGCCCGTCGGCAGCACCGTCCCCGCGCTGGTGCCCGGCTACGACGCGCGGTGGTACCCCGACGAGATCCCCCGGAAGCGCCCCTGCGGGCCGGGCACCGACATCGCGATGGCCAGCGGATGCATGAGCTGGCTGATGGGGCCGCGCGCGCCCCGCGAGCTGGACGCCTTCGCGCGGGGCTGCCGGCAGCGGGCGCTGGGCGCCCGGCCCGACGACGCGTGGCTCCTGCTGCGCGAGCTGGACGAGGTGCTGGACCGGCTCTACGGGCCGCGCACCTTCCGACCCTTCACCCTCACCCCGTAA
- a CDS encoding acetyl-CoA C-acetyltransferase, producing the protein MQSIRRVAVIGGNRIPFARSNSRYASASNADMLGAALDGLVARFGLAGQRVGEVVAGAVLKHAKDFNLTREVVLGSKLDPHTPAYDIQQACGTGLEAAILVANKIALGQIEVGIAGGVDTTSDAPLAVNEEMRRTLLRLNSARTLGERLRIAAKLRPTQPFKPEIPRNAEPRTGLSMGEHAARTALRWQVDRQAQDELALRSHQRLAAAYDRGFFDDLVTPYLGLTRDQNLRPDTSLERLGTLKPVFGAKGPDAEAATMTAGNSSPLTDGASTVLLASEEWAREHNLPVLAWFSWSQAAAVDFVHGDEGLLMAPAYAVPRLLERAGLTLQDFDYYEIHEAFASQVLATLAAWESPEFCKDRLGLDAPLGAIDREKLNVNGSSLAAGHPFAATGGRIVATLAKLLAEKGGGRGLISICAAGGQGVTAILER; encoded by the coding sequence GTGCAGAGCATCCGGCGGGTCGCGGTCATCGGCGGCAACCGCATCCCCTTCGCGCGGTCCAACTCGCGGTACGCCAGCGCGTCGAACGCCGACATGCTGGGCGCCGCGCTGGACGGGCTCGTCGCCCGGTTCGGCCTGGCCGGCCAGCGGGTCGGCGAGGTGGTGGCCGGCGCGGTGCTCAAGCACGCGAAGGACTTCAACCTGACCCGCGAGGTCGTGCTCGGCTCGAAGCTCGACCCGCACACCCCCGCGTACGACATCCAGCAGGCCTGCGGCACCGGGCTGGAGGCCGCCATCCTGGTCGCCAACAAGATCGCCCTCGGGCAGATCGAGGTCGGCATCGCCGGCGGCGTGGACACCACCTCCGACGCGCCGCTCGCGGTCAACGAGGAGATGCGCCGCACACTGCTCCGGCTCAACAGCGCCCGCACCCTCGGCGAGCGGCTGAGGATCGCCGCGAAGCTGCGCCCCACCCAGCCGTTCAAGCCGGAGATCCCGCGCAACGCGGAGCCGCGTACCGGGCTGTCGATGGGGGAGCACGCCGCCCGCACGGCGCTGCGCTGGCAGGTCGACCGGCAGGCCCAGGACGAGCTGGCGCTGCGCTCGCACCAGCGGCTCGCCGCCGCGTACGACCGGGGGTTCTTCGACGACCTGGTCACCCCCTACCTCGGGCTCACCAGGGACCAGAACCTGCGTCCCGACACCAGCCTGGAGCGCCTCGGCACGCTGAAGCCGGTCTTCGGCGCGAAGGGACCCGACGCCGAGGCGGCGACCATGACGGCCGGCAACTCGTCGCCGCTGACCGACGGCGCCTCGACGGTGCTGCTGGCCAGCGAGGAGTGGGCCCGCGAGCACAACCTGCCCGTGCTGGCGTGGTTCTCCTGGTCGCAGGCCGCCGCCGTCGACTTCGTGCACGGCGACGAGGGGCTGCTCATGGCCCCCGCCTACGCGGTGCCCCGACTGCTGGAGCGGGCCGGGCTGACGCTTCAGGACTTCGACTACTACGAGATCCACGAGGCGTTCGCCTCGCAGGTGCTGGCCACCCTGGCCGCCTGGGAGTCCCCCGAGTTCTGCAAGGACCGGCTGGGGTTGGACGCCCCGCTCGGCGCGATCGACCGGGAGAAGCTGAACGTCAACGGCTCGTCGCTGGCCGCGGGGCACCCGTTCGCGGCCACCGGCGGGCGGATCGTGGCGACCCTGGCGAAGCTGCTGGCGGAAAAGGGCGGCGGCCGGGGCCTGATCTCCATCTGCGCCGCAGGCGGCCAGGGCGTGACCGCCATCCTCGAACGCTGA
- a CDS encoding MaoC/PaaZ C-terminal domain-containing protein gives MPAAGALYRRALLGALPGLGGGRRSSGVPAVELAVGGIAVDRTHLADYDRVCGFRLTDRLPATFPHVMGFPLALRLMTAPEFPIPLTGVVHVGNRITVRRPVTADETLDFSAYAENLRPHDRGRQVDVVLVGSVGGEEVWRGVSTYLGREGKRGGGGRRDQPGRPTTPAGSARWRVEPRVGTDYGRVSGDHNPIHTSRLGARLFGFPRPIAHGMWSKARCLAALENRLPDAYTVEVAFKLPVPLPSTVSFGLLPEGGFALHDSRGRPHLAGLVR, from the coding sequence ATGCCGGCGGCCGGTGCGCTCTACCGAAGGGCGCTGCTCGGCGCGCTGCCCGGCCTCGGCGGTGGGCGGCGCTCGTCGGGCGTCCCGGCGGTCGAGTTGGCCGTCGGCGGGATCGCCGTCGACCGGACGCACCTCGCCGACTACGACCGGGTCTGCGGGTTCCGGCTCACCGACCGGCTGCCCGCCACGTTCCCGCACGTCATGGGCTTTCCGTTGGCCCTGCGGCTGATGACCGCGCCCGAGTTCCCCATCCCGCTGACGGGCGTGGTGCACGTCGGCAACCGGATCACCGTGCGCCGCCCGGTCACCGCCGACGAGACCCTCGACTTCTCCGCGTACGCGGAGAACCTGCGTCCGCACGACCGGGGGCGGCAGGTCGACGTGGTGCTCGTCGGCTCGGTCGGCGGGGAGGAGGTCTGGCGGGGCGTCTCGACGTACCTCGGCAGGGAGGGCAAGCGGGGCGGCGGCGGGCGGCGCGACCAGCCCGGGCGGCCCACGACGCCGGCCGGCTCGGCGCGCTGGCGGGTCGAGCCCCGCGTCGGTACGGACTACGGCCGGGTCTCCGGCGACCACAACCCGATCCACACTTCGCGCCTCGGCGCCCGGCTGTTCGGTTTCCCCCGGCCGATCGCGCACGGGATGTGGAGCAAGGCGCGCTGCCTGGCCGCGCTGGAGAACCGGCTGCCGGACGCCTACACGGTCGAGGTGGCCTTCAAGCTGCCGGTGCCGCTGCCGAGCACGGTGAGCTTCGGGCTGCTGCCGGAGGGCGGGTTCGCCCTGCACGACTCGCGCGGCCGGCCGCACCTGGCGGGCCTCGTGCGCTGA
- a CDS encoding SigE family RNA polymerase sigma factor, translated as MRRADEDEYRQFVGARLDHLRRTAYLLCRDWHTADDLVSITLGKLYRAWPRVRAAENVDAYVRRVLTRVWLDERRRPWRRERSTDEVPDGAAPDSEPDLADRELLLELLGKLPERRRAVVVLRFYCDLSVEDTAQILGVTTGTVKSQAARALESLRLLAVDQPALRTGGFA; from the coding sequence ATGAGGCGGGCGGACGAGGACGAGTACCGGCAGTTCGTCGGTGCCCGGCTGGATCACCTGCGCCGCACGGCGTACCTGCTCTGCCGGGACTGGCACACCGCGGACGACCTCGTCTCCATCACGCTCGGCAAGCTCTACCGGGCCTGGCCCCGGGTCCGCGCGGCGGAGAACGTCGACGCGTACGTGCGGCGGGTGCTCACGCGCGTCTGGCTGGACGAGCGGCGGCGGCCGTGGCGGCGCGAACGCAGCACCGACGAGGTTCCCGACGGTGCCGCGCCGGACTCCGAACCCGACCTGGCCGACCGGGAGCTGCTGCTCGAACTGCTCGGCAAGCTGCCCGAGCGGCGGCGCGCCGTGGTGGTGCTGCGCTTCTACTGCGACCTCTCCGTGGAGGACACCGCGCAGATCCTCGGCGTCACCACCGGCACGGTGAAGAGCCAGGCCGCCAGAGCGTTGGAGTCGCTACGCCTGCTGGCCGTGGACCAGCCGGCCCTGCGGACGGGAGGGTTCGCGTGA